Below is a window of Streptomyces genisteinicus DNA.
CACGATGCCGTGGAGCACCGCGCAGGCGAGGACCGGTGACCAGAGGCGAGCCGCGTGACCGAGCTGCGCTATGGAGACGTCGATGCGCGGTTCGGTGGTGCGGTGGCGCCGTGCGACGGCTTCGGCGAGGTCGCCGAAGCCCCGCGCGTAGGCGTCGGCGACCGGATGCCAGCCGTCGCCCGGCCCGCCGGTGTGCAGGACGAAGAATCCCCCGATGCCCGCGACGTCGCGCAGGGCGTCGGCGACGTCCTCGGCGGCCGGCCGGCGGGTGGTGGTCATACGGCATGCCGCCTTCCGGTCGCGGTGCGCGCCCCACGGTCCGTCCCGGGGCGCAGCGGCAGCATAGAGCGGGCGGAGCCGCCGGCGGGCGGGGTGGTGGTCCGTCAGCCGCCCGCAGGACCGGAACCCGCCGCCGGGACCCGCCGGGGACTGTGCGTGCCGCTCTGCCGGCATGTCCGCTCCGCCTCCGGTGTCAGCCGGCGTCGGGCACCTCGACGACGTTGCCCTCCTCGTCGACCGTGTGGGTGCGCCAGTACACGTCCCACGTGTCGTCGGTCTTGAGCGGCACCTTGCCCTCCGGGTAGCGGGTGTAGCCGTCCGGGACCTTCTCGCCCTCCTCCACGCACGCGGAGCCGGTCGAGCCGACGGCGAGGACGGGATACTCGCCGCCGGCGCAGATGTCGTCCTGGAAGGAGAGGCCGGAGCAGCCGGTGAGGACCACCGCCGCGGCTGCTCCCACCAGCGCGGTGACCGCCGCGCCGCGCGTCCGGCGGCGCCGGGAGGGGGGCGCGGCGGGACGGGGGAGGGGGGTCGGGGCACTGGTCACGGTCGTCTCCTGTCGGCTGGTCGGTCCGTGGCCCCACTCTCGCCCGCCATGATCGGCGGAGCCTGAGTACGGCTACTCAGTCCGGTGCCCCCGCGTACACACCGCGAACTCGCGGCGGCTTCCCCGCAGGCGCGTCCGCGCCACGCGCCCGTCCCGCTTTGTCCGCGTCCGCCTGCGTCGCTTGCCCCGCGTCGGCCTGCGGCGGGGGAGGTCCGCCGGCGCCGGGAGGAGTCCCGACCCGGGCGACCGAGGGTCACGCGTGCCGGGCGGGCCGGTAGACGAGTTCCTGGATGCGGCCGTCGAGAGTCCGCTGCCCGAGCAGTTCGAGATCGAAGTCCGCCGCGTCCCGGAAGACCGGGTCCACCCCCGTCCGGCCGGTGATCACGGGGAAGAGCGTCACCTGCACGCGGTCGACCAGACCTGCCGCCATCAGCGCCCGGTTCATCGCCAGGCTGCCGTGCGAGCGCAACGGCACCGCCGACTGCTCCTTGAGCTGGGCCACGACGTCGACGGCGTCACCGCCCACCAGGTCCGCGTCCGGCCAGTCGAGCGGTCCTTCCAGCGTGCTCGACACCACCGTGGCCGGCAGGCTCCTCATCCGCTCGACCCAGGGGTCGCGCACCTCGGATCCCGGTCCGCTCGCGGCGAGCATCCGCGCGAACAGCCGGTACGTGCGGGCGCCGAGGACCATCCGCTGCTCCTCGCCGTACTGGTCGAGACGGTGGGCGAGGAACTCCGGCCCCTGCTTGCCCCAGTAGCCGGTCCAGTCCCCGCCGGCGGCACCGAAGCCGTCGAGGCTGGAGAAGACGTCGAACGTGTAGGTGGCGGACATGGTGCTCTCCTCGCGTGCAGCCGTGCGTCCTCGCTGCGGTGGTGGGCTCTCACAGGGGCAGACCGGGGCACGCGGCGGAACTCATCGCCGCGTGCCTGGCCGCCGCGTGCACGGCCCGGAGGGCACCGCGCGGTTCGCCCGGCCGGGCTCCGGTGGCCGCCGGAATCCGGGGTACACGGCTCGGCATGGCATCGAAGCGCGAACTCTTCAGGTCCTCGCGGGCGGCGCGCCAGCTGCGCCGGGTCCGCTCCCTCTACACGGGCGGGGTTCTGCTGTGGGCGGCGGCCGCCGCCTGGGCCGGGTGGCTCGATCCGGGGAGCCGTCAGATGTGGGTCTCCGTCGCGCTGCTGGCGGTGTTCTCCACGCTGCTGGTCACGTCCTCGGTGTGGCTGTGGCGTCTGAAGCCCGCGGCACGTCCGGCCCGCCGCGCCGGCCGCGCGGTGAAGGCGGCATCCCGCGTGGTGGCTGCTCCGCACCGCGCGAACGCCTGACCGCTGCTGCGATCCTCCACCGGACGGACCCGGACCCGGACCGACCCGGACCCGGACCGACCCGGACCCGGGTCCGGACCCGTCCGGCCGCCGCGGCCCGCTCCGGCGGCGGCCCCGCGCGACGCCGGGTGCCGCGGTCCGTCCGCCGCCCGGTGTCCGCCGTCGGGCGTCCGGCGCAGGGACACGGCCCTCCGCCGGGACGCCCGCCCGGCGCTCGCACGGCCCTCCGCGGCGCACGCACGGAGCGACGCCACCGACACGGCGGCAGCCGCCCGTACCGCCGCACAACCGCCGCTCCGACTGCCGGTGACGGCCCCCGAAGCCTCCTAACGTGCCGGTACGCCCCTCTTCCTGCAGGGCGAATCAGGAGGTTCACCATGAAGTACACGGATCACCCGGCTGTCGGGGGTGCCGCGGCCGCCGTCGCCGCGGCCGCGCTCGTCCTCGGCGGAGCCGGCGCCGCGTCCGCGGAGACGTCGGCCAAGCCGCAGCAGATCACCGCGGTGCAGCTGCAGACCCACCTCGCCGCCGCCGTCGAGCTGGAGCGCATGGCCGCGGCCTGTACGCCGGCCTGCGCCGGCCAGATCGTGTAGCAGCCCCCACGGGACCGATCAGGAGGTGGAGATGAGCACCGCGGAACGTTCCGAGACCAGAACCTGGTGCCCCAGCGGCAAGGCCGACGCGCCGGAGGCGGTCGTCCTGGGCGTGCGGTCGGGGCAGGGCGGCGAAGTCGTGTACCTCGCCGACCCCGTACCGGCCCGGGACGTCCTCCCGGTCGTCCCGAAGGACGTCGAGCCGACCCGGGTGCTGCGCTTCGCGTCGCACTGCGTCAGCAACTGCCTGCACCGCAGGGGCAACGACTGCACCCTGGTGGAGCGCGTGACGGCGACGCCGGCCGACGAGAGCCGGAGCGTGCCGCGGTGCCATCTGCGCAGCCACTGCAAGTGGTGGGAGCAGACCGGCGTGGACGGCTGCCGCCGCTGCCCGGCCGTCGCGACCACGGTCGTCGAGGGCGACGACCTCGGGGCACTGGTCGCCGACCCGGGGACCACCCGGGAGCAACTGGACGCCTGGATCGCGGCGGACCCCGCCCCGGCGCGAGGGGCGGACGCCACGGGGAGCCGCCCGGCCTGACGGCCCCGCACCGGCGACCGCCGTGCCGGACGGAACCTCGTCCCGCGCGGCGGTCGCGCGCGTCGTCACCGCTCCCGGGGGCCCGGGCACCCCGCCTG
It encodes the following:
- a CDS encoding dihydrofolate reductase family protein, giving the protein MSATYTFDVFSSLDGFGAAGGDWTGYWGKQGPEFLAHRLDQYGEEQRMVLGARTYRLFARMLAASGPGSEVRDPWVERMRSLPATVVSSTLEGPLDWPDADLVGGDAVDVVAQLKEQSAVPLRSHGSLAMNRALMAAGLVDRVQVTLFPVITGRTGVDPVFRDAADFDLELLGQRTLDGRIQELVYRPARHA
- a CDS encoding SCO0607 family lipoprotein, translating into MTSAPTPLPRPAAPPSRRRRTRGAAVTALVGAAAAVVLTGCSGLSFQDDICAGGEYPVLAVGSTGSACVEEGEKVPDGYTRYPEGKVPLKTDDTWDVYWRTHTVDEEGNVVEVPDAG